TGACACATGATCGCGATTTCTCTAAAAATATACCTAATGGTTGAAAACAATGTGTCCATCGATTTTAGTGAAAAATCGATAGTTGGATGTTTATTTCCTCACAATTTCTTAGAGTTTTCCTAGTTTTAAAGACATTGTGAAGTTACGTACAAaggtaaaatctatatcttccttttttaatattttttaattgcacacgaaaataaaaaaaataagacagaagtgacatattttttttgaaacttgaAATATAAGTAAATATGTGTCTTTAAATGTAAATTTAGTCATAAATAACCTAGGAACATATAATTAGCTTATTAGCTATATAACTTAGATGTTATAGCtgtttaaactttttttttagaaattatgcTTCCTAACTAATATTGCACGTAAATAGAAGAGTAAACAGGAGTAAGATAACGAGGGGAGTTGTGTACGTTAGTAGTTAGTACGTACGCATTTCCATCGACATACGTGCTGGCCATGGAAGGGACGTTGGGTTgggaagtgtttttttttctaatctaaaataaatcaaatgcatgaaaataatgggtccacacAATTAAATGAAATGCAATggttggatttttttatttttttaggaattTCTTTGATTTATTGGAGTACACATAGCATCTTATTATTGTTTGTAAGAGTGCTACTTGCGTATTAGGAGCATTTATATGATGTTTAAtgaatttttagtatataataaatgGATTGCACTAGTGATTCATACTCAAGATCTCTAGCTCTAATAGTACGTAAATTTAGTTCTGTGCACCAGCCAAGCCAATTCATTCAAAAGTTATGCTGGTGAACAAGCATGAACAATTCACTTATCTTTAATAACAAACATAGCTTTATTACATTAATGGTTGGATTTATTTTTACTCATCACTATGCATGAAGTTTTCATTCATGAAAATGTGGAGTGTACAACTTGTACCcttaattcaaaattttcgttttgcagtttcaactttcaaccCATACTGCAACCAAACATTTGCATCTGGTATTTAACAAATCATTAGAACCTAGATACTCCCAAACTGTTTGAAACTGTAGGAGTTAATTAACTTCATTCAAAATAACCATAGTAAAAATAATgaatgtaaaaaagaaaagtttcaTTTGCTTTTTGAAAAACAAGAATCATGCATTTGTAGACAGATATATTGTCACCTTTACTGTAGCGAATGTCAAATTGTTTCCATATGCTATGGTGAATCTGCAAATAAATAAATCGTATTTCAGGTAATGTACTCTTCGACTGAGTTTATTATGAACTGAAAAACACAGTGTATTTTAAACTTATGAAAATCTTATTAATCCCCCGTAGCAGTGTTATACATAACTAAACAAGAAAACGAATTAGGCAACATTTATCTTACCCAGCAGACTGGCCATCGATATGCCAGGCTCTCCAGTCATCCACAATTGGGTAGTTGAGTGATCTCACCCAGGCTTGTGTCCCGAGGAATGGCACAACAGCATCGTGGTCACCACTGCACATAAATTTGATGAAACAGTAGTTTACAATACTGGGTATATCTTAAGAAGGTAAAAATGTGTCTGTAGCTCAACACAGTGAATCAAAGTATTACTTATCATCAAGAGATTTTTGCTAGATGCACACATTCGTTGTTAGTTGGGTTAGTAGTTTCCATCCAACATGTTGTTCTGTCATCCAACATTACTTTCACCAATGACCACTAGTTTTTCCTATTAAAAGATTTTAAAGTCGAAATGTTAGTAAGAGTGGACCTGcaaatttgatgtttttttcCCTGAATAGCTTCATTCAAAAGGATTTTTCACTAATTCCTTTTTGAAATGTGATgctgaaatatatataaaaaatacaatttcttTCAATTGAGGTTAATGTTTGTGTGTTTATGTAACACATCCAGAAATTCCTTCAGCTgtccatttttttagaaataaagaaaatatcTGCCCTTGGTACAGATAGTAGTAATCTGCTTCATAATCCAACGTGTTGATGGGATCAATTTGTAAAATCAATTCCTGGTAATTGTTTCTAATATTTTATTCAACAAAAGGAGAATTTTGCATAAATAAATTGGTTTGTGTGCGTCTGAGTTCTGCACAACCAAAGTCAATATTGAGGTGGGCTCTAATTTATTTATTCTAACAGAAGGTTTGGTTTATCCTCGATTTATCCCCGTGtatgatttatttatgttttaagTACAATTCTCACCAAGTGGTTACAAGAACTAATATGAACAACCAAGACTATAATATGAACAGAACACGTTTAAGTATAGGTTTAATTTAGGAACAATCTTTTATTCAAAACATAGTTACAATGCTATCTCTAGCTGGTAATGACGAAATAATAAGACTATTTATATTTTCCTCAAAAAATAAGAATATTTATCAAAAATATGAAATACTCCCTTTTCCTGTGATAGCCATGGCATGTACTTGTctaaggtatatatatatatatatatatatttgtcataGCCATCTCATCTAGTTTGGATAATCTATTGAAATGTTCTAAATAATAGCTTGTACAGGTACTACTGAGAACTTGCCAATAACATTTATTACCTATATACCAAAGCACGGTAACCTTTTAGTGTAACATTTCGATGATACTTTATGCTGCTCCTGATGTCGATGTTGTATGGTAGATCATGTTCGTGGCACCTAACCCATTCATTTATGGTGCCCTGGATATTTGGCATTTAGATAATTTGAAAAATGTGCTCGTATGGCAAATGCAAAGGAGTGATTCCTAGAAATGAAAAGGTGCCCCGAAATTACCTTCTTGATTCCTAGAGTTCTTCGTGTAAAGTTGTTGTTTGCCCAAAAATATGACAAATAGTTGGCATAGACCTGTGGATGCGAAAATTCACCTAGATTCAGATGAacttaaatatatatagaaatatgtaCGTGATATTACGTGTAGTGGAGTTCCTTACACCACATTTTATTGAAGGTTGAGGAGGTGGATGTTTTAGTCCTCCATGCTCCTCCTTCAAGATCTTTCTGTCGATTGTCTCATGATTTGGCTTGGGGGACACATAAATGCAATTTGGGTTCAAAATTTGGGCCCTCGAACCTTCGTGTAGTAGCTGCAGTGAAACAACAATATGTCACTATCGATttattaattaacatatatagtTTTCCACCCTCAAAAACAATGATTAATATATAGATAATCCGGGAAACCCCTAGTAGGATAACAATGCCATATCTTATTCCCTATCATTGAACCGTATTTCATCCTAGGTACTACCTGTAAATAACAAAGAACATTTGCCCAGATTCATTCTtaaaaattgtttttctttcaaaaaacgGAGGATGTATATGACAAGCAAGCCACCTATCTATTTCAATAAGTTGGCCCAAACGTCACAGCCGGCCAGCTACTTTATGTGACAAAAAATTTGATAATGGGAGAAGGACAAATAGAATAAATTATGGTGGTATTTGGGCCACCATGCTTGTCTCAACCGTGTTTCTAAGATTATAACAGGACTCTTATGTACCAATATGAACTGCTATTGTTCACAGAAAGCTACAGTAATTAAAACCGACGGTTGCACAGCCCTGACACgtatctattatatacttcAAAATACATTAAACTAACTACAAATGCTCTAAAACCAATCTACAAACGCTCTAAAACCATCATGTAGCGCTCATACAAGCACTCCTAGATCGTCACATGGCATTgtttaatctcaccgtcgatttttacttaaattgatggacccgatattttaaaccattagattagatgtattattTTAAAAGGTAATACTTTCCTCTTATAggccggaaaaagaaaaagaagtattACGAACATACATCTAAAAGAAAAACGATTAGCCTAAGCGataaagtaaagaaaaaaaatacttagtgtcattaaaaaaaatcgatgagCTTTGAAATAGTATTTTCTACTATTTAGAAATAATGTATATTACTCTATAAATATATGCAGTTAAACTAGATCttgtatataaaatatccaatcaacACTCCTTAAGCATTCTATATTtaaattatctatctatctattatatattatatagtaaaagttcattaaactttctacaaatgcTCTCAAACcgtcacgtggcactctaataaattaaataaattgcttgaaattctaagaaaaaaaagcaaaacatctagtTTCAATTTTTACATAAATTGATGGACCCGTtagattagatatatttttaaaaaaactcccTTCTAATCTCCTGTTCACATAAGTATTGCTcgtaaaaaaaacccaaaatacaAAGTACATACATATCGTAAAACATTATGTGAGAATACAAAAATGAACATCAATTAAAGCCAAAAAATGAACGTtaaagccaaaaaaataaaaacacaaattatatacatcaattaaaaaaatacaccagcTTCCCTCTTCTTTCCACCTTTTTTCATGTATATgtgagaaaataattatatgtcataataaaattaaaaaatatagtattacaaacatatactatatatataatcataaaGTAACtctttacaaataaatataactGAACATTAGCTCTACAATgtttaaaaataaagttataaagttatatttttaacccattaaattaataatataagATAATATTTTACTTAAACTGGTGGACTAATTATTTCCAAATAATACATTGTCTGAAGTTTATACCATTATATTTTATATCTATCAAattaacaatttataatttatatctACTAATTTATACTTAAACCAACAAGTGGACACATTATTTGATACAATTTTTTAGTTAAACTATTTGGTCATCGATTTTCATTCAAACTGATGGATCTATTTTTTAGTTAAACTATTTGGTCTTCGTTCCTCTACACAATACATGCGTACACCTTTGCCTTCCGCACATACGACAATGCAACACACCAGATCAAGGAAACTAAGGTGATCAGGATCACCACAACGCTACTAGTTTGCCAAGGTGAGGACACATCAAATCATCAATCAATAATGATTGTTTTGTTAATAAAGTGAAAACAAATTGGACGTGTGtttcaaaaggaaaataatcAAGTCCAGTGGGTCAAGTTTTTGCAAAATGCAACTCAGTGTAAGCTAAAATGAAGGGTTGATTACCTAATGGATTTTGGATTTTCATTTGCACATTTCCCAAGTTCCTAAATGATGTGTTTCAGAAAAAGAATTATGTATATATTGTTTCCTAAAGCGCTTTTTCCAGAACAGGGGTGAAACTAGAACGAAAATTACCAAGTGTGCCACACTTGTATATTATGTAATGTTCTAGTTACATGTGTTAATGAAGAACATGCTTTGGGCAAATCATTTTAGAGTCTACGACCATGCATGAGAAAGGAGCAATGTGGTGTTGCCCTTTAGGTAAACTAAACAAATAGACAAATATTGTctatatgattatcacaagatGATTGGTGAGTGGAAGACACTACTGAGCAATGAGTGGACATAGAGTACTGATAAATAGCATATAGCCATATATCAACTATGGCATGACGTGTTACTTTTTTCTTTGATTCCGAGTAGACAAAGGCACCATTAaataaggagaaaaaaaaaagcgaaccATAGTTTTTTAAGtagtcatattttttaaataagtttcaTTAATTATGATGATATAAATTATATTGAACTTATTGATTATAATTTACATGATAAAACTATATTCTTTGATATAATTGGATTTCATGACAAAAGCAAACTTTACTATAGAACacttcaaaatttataagtaCACTACACACACTAATCAAATTTATACACTATTGATCTTATTTCAAACAAATGTTGTTTCAAAGAAAACAATCAAGCATGAAAAAACAAAGTAATTAGCTTGAAACAATTGCTAATATTTTGCATTACCAGCCAAGCAATTGTGTGGGTGTTATGTGTTCTAACATACCTTTAAAGTTCTTCAAAACTGTGTAAAAAATTGAACTAGTTGAACTtctatgtagaaaaaaaatccaacatatAATCTATCCTTAATTTGGTTGTCACTGTATCATGTGCCTTCATGAAATGATTCAACACAAAGAACTTTGATTTCCTTAGTCTCACAAGTTTTGCTTATAGCCATATTACACTCTATGTGTACAGATGGTAGAAGTGATAATTAGCTACGGCAGTTTATCATTAAATCGATTCAAAAGTCATGTGACCTTAATCCATCATTTATTTAAATTTCAATGAATGGTTTTTAAGATACGTGTGACTTTGAGTTGCCCTTAATTATAAtacatatcaaaatataatattacatTTAAATAATATGGATGCCCGTGCATACGCGCTGGCCACCTTCTTAgtttaaatattaaaattcatCAGTTTGAGAAGTACACGTGAATGCTATTTATTTGGGACTACCTATATATAATGTGCCCGAAAACTAGGGTACAAATCATACAAAGTTTAAGTTACAAACAATCAAGTCTACACATATAAAATTAGATTAAGGTCAATATTCTCTATAGCAAGATAACACATTAATACGGgcacatattttcttttctatcaAAATACGGGCATTTAGCTGGTTAGCAAATCTCTGTTATggtcttgtttggatcctctgGGCTATTAAATATCCCTCtgaaatcttgctatttagaagtattaattAAAAACGTAGATTAATGATAAAATcaattccataacccctaggctattttgctaGACGAatctaattatatatattaatccatgattagcggcTAATTACTGTAGCGTCACTGTAgtaaatcatggattaatatacctcgttagatttgtctcacaaaatagcctaggggttatggaatgggttttgtcagtaatctacgtttaatactcctaaatagtaagatttcggagggctatttaatagctctccggatccaaacagggcctatgtATGTTTATAACAGCAGGTGCATATTTTGCTCCAAAGGGGCAAAAGTGTTAGTCCTACATACAGGATGGACACGTGGATATGTATTTGCTGTCGTGTGAGTAATACATGTTACTACTGTATATATGTTACTACTGTCTGCAAAAAGAATAAATTACAGTAAAAGGACTAGATATTCTTGAGAAACACAGAAAACGCCATTTTTTTAGACATTCGTAGTTAATAAGTTAATTCAGACAGAATTATCCAAGAAATTCTTTTTCTCGATAATATAAAAATGCAACTAAATAGTTTTTTCGATAATATGAAAATTCAACTAATACaatcgaggaaaaaaaaagagtgtacTTGTCTCCTTACGCTGTCAAACCTAGCCAAAGCTTGTTGGCAAATCACGTTGCTGGGATTGTCATAATCCTCACCTTCGCAGTGCTCCATTATCATCTTCAGACAAACCACGTGAATGCATGTGCAATCAGAGTTAACAAAGATCACGCAGGAATCATTTAGGACATAATTAAATTTTGTGAGCCGCGTGTTCGACTGTTCACCTCATATAACTGATCTGAAATGATTCCGACTCCATGGCTGTACGGCACTCTTGATTCGAGGTCAATGCGTTCCCCTGTACTCGGATTACCTACCAGATAGCCCTGACAATCTCCCAAACATAAAATTAATTGCCGCTAGATCATTAATCAACTACTCTACCGTCCTAAAATATGAGAACTTATAATTGGATAAGATATTTCCTAATagtatgaatctggacagactgCCTATCtatattcgtagtactagaaaatgtcaTATCCGTTTCTAGGTTTTATCCGTTTCTAGGTTTTTTAAGGAGGGatgaagtatattttttttaagagaaaatgtTGGACATGATCctatattgtatatattataacatgttaGTAAAATTGCAGTATTTACAGATCATGATACAGGTTGTCTATCCATTGCTAAATGAGGGGTTTTAAACTATCTCTTGGTCTCAAGTTGATAATCAACTATATCTTGATATAGGAAatatacttttgtttttttttaatgttcgaTGGACACCCTAGTTATCACTAACacctcaaatatatatattaaccgGGAGTTGTAGCTTTATAGAAAAAGACATGAGCTCTACCTTCAGATTAAACGTCGGTCTGACGCCAGCTTCAATATCTGAAAACAGAGCACAAAATTGTCAAGCTTTTTGGTGCGCGAACTGATCGATCTTGAAAAGAGATCCTGTAGAAATCTGGAAATGGAATTTTAATCCTAGGCAATTTCCCCTCGTTGTTGCTTGTATTTAAATAGTTGTGAAAGAATTTGAAAAAGAATTAGAGGATATATTAGCACAGGCACACTACTAGTAATATATTTATCCACAAATATGTGGGAGTTCAAATTCAGTATCAGTAACTCATACCAAAAAGAATGGATTACGTATACGTGTGCTCACGTCATATTTGTTTCGCTAATTtgtaaaatcaaatttaaaattttatgacATTAATCTAACTTgtcaaaatagtttttttttcagagaaaaTCTATTCTATGCCATTAAATTTGTTATAGTTCAACAGTTGGTCATCGAATTTGTCTTTCtctataatatatcacttctatattagttataaaaaaacttctatattatattatgtaaGAAGACTAtgtaagtaaatatatatatatatatatatatatgtatatatcttcATGTTGCTTAATCAATAGTCAACTCTTGTAAGTCTTAAGGCATTTTAAGcatcatttttgaaaaatatcagCCCCaatgatatattatagaaaaagTAAAGTTGAAGATATATATACCATAGATGGAGATGAAGTCAATAATAAATCGTTGAATAAATTTAGTGgtataaaatgatttttttatataactatttagatcACACATAAGAAAACAAGAGTATATTCCTTTGAGATTTAAAGAGTAACCAAGGTAACATTATTGCAGCACCTTCCGAGATCTTCTGCACGATAAACGGGACGATCTTTCCGGCATAGGAGTCTCCTCCAACGTAGAACGGATTTGAGAGATAGTGCGGATGCTCAGTGAACCACTGAATCAGAGTCAAACGAGATATTAAACCAAGAGCTAGCAAGAACCAAGTACGCTGAAAACCTGGAACCAATGGACCAAAAAAAACCAGGTAGTAATGAATTACCTCCCTGAGAAGCTTGATGAGCTGCATCGAAGCAGAGACGTCGCCGACGTCGTACCCCTTAGGGTCCCTTGAGAAGGAGAAGCCGGCGCCGACCGGCGAGTCGACGAAGAGGATGCTGGCGACCTTTGTCCACGAGTAAGGGTGGTAGTGCAGCCGCGGCAAGCTGCCGTTGTAGGGCTCGATGACCAGCTTCAACGGCCCTGCGTGGTAATAATTGCAACGGGATGAACCACGCCTGACACTCTAGACAAGgaggcttgttgttgttgggttGCTGACCAATCTCGAAGAAGAGGGCGCTGAGGACGGAGcagcggtcgccgccggtgatccAGAGGAGGACGGGGTCGGTGCTGGGGTCGCCCTCCGACTCGATGAAGTAGTAGAACAGCTCGGCGCCGTTCTCCTCGTCGACCGTCACGTACCTGTACAGAGTGACACCACAGGACCTCTCACCTATACTGATGCAGGGAGCATAGAAAATCGTCAGAGCAGATGGGGGAATGATTCTTGAGTTGTCTCACCCGGTCTCGAGGCGTGAAGGCAGCGCGCCGTCGAACCCCGGCAGCGTCGCGACGTTCGTCCGCGTCAGGGAGCCACCGGCGGCAGCGATGGTGACGAAGaggaggaagcagcagcagcggagccGCACAGCCATTGTACTGTACTGCCTTGTCCTCGCACGGGAGAACGACAACTGGCAAGCGGTAGCAGCTAGCGAGGTTGCAACTGCCCTAGGCACATGGGCTTTCAGACGTGGTGGCCCGGCTATCTGGTCACCCCGCGTTTTCCTCGCGGAGCACACAATATATTATGTATGTGTTCAAATCTCACCGATGACGGCATGACGCACAGAGACAGGAGGCATGTAGCTGCTGCACGGCATGGCACAGCGCTACAGGCTATAGCAGTTctccctccatcaaaaaaaaaaaaaaaaaaaaaaaaaaaaaaaaaaaacaaactctaaCTTTCTGTGCCAAcgttatatgaaatttttttataattagtatttttattattgttacataataaaatatgattaatactttatgcatgacttatctttttaatttttttcataattttttaaataagacggacggttaaatgttggacacagaaactagggtttgtctttttttaggacagaggaagtatgtcaataaaaaattaaacctGATAAAAGGTAACACattttaatactataaatctaaataaaatcttatacGATGGAGGAAATAGCTCTGACTCATCAATAGCCTACTAGACTAGTGGCTTGATATACAAAATTTCAAATCCTAGATTTCGAAGGTACAACTATGGAGAAAGACAGAGAGAAACTACACCTTGGGTGCctgatttctaaaaaaaaaaaaaaggagtcgGACTATCAAATATTGCAGTTGACCAACAAATGAAAATTAACTTATATATAGTGAAacgaaaaaaatagcaactgaaacatttaaaaaaattatgaaacacAGTGAAGATACACATTGAAATATGTCGATatcacgtactccctccgtcccataatataagtgattttggaaGGATTTtgtgtcacatccctccaaaatctcttacattcctccaaaatctcttatattatgggagctcctgtccagattcattgtcttAATATGTGTCATATCCctctaaaatcttttatattatgggataaagGGAGTATGAAACTTAACGGtctgaaacatatatttttttttattaaaatataattatataatttttattaaaaaatttaataacaaCGATATACAACGATACGATCAGATCAAAATAAAACATATGTTCGCCGTTTTTAGGTTGGTGTCAGGTTGCGTGTAATTGGAAGGGTTACTGGGAAGAAAATAATCATGGTTCTAACAGTATTTTTACCACGCACTGTCGGTCTGGCCCCACGGAGGAATCAATAACACGCACGTCTCTGTGGTGAAGTGCACAAGATTATAAAACCATAGTCccggaaaaataatatatgaagATCTTTCAATAGGGTCAAATTTCTGTGTCATATTTTAACTAGCCCATGATTCGCATATTTGCATGACTCTACACATTCCGTCATGTGATATGTGAGAGTGacaatttgtttttcttatgtttcttattactagaaaaaaattggTTAAAATGAGTGATGGTCTTACCCTGATACAGTAAATGGCAGTAGAATAACGATTTTTCCGTACGGTCGGAATCGGTTTTTGCGTGCGGATCTTTCACCCATCTGGAACGAGGTGTCTGCGAGATTTtcgggaaaataaaaaatcgaaataaaaaaaatcaaaagccGCCTGGAACCCTAATccagccatcgtcgtcgccgtcaccgccatcgtcgtcgtcatcgccttGCCTGAGGCCTGCCACCATCGTCCCCACGGATGCGGTgatggatccggcctccccgcggtgGCAGGCGaaggatccggcctccccgcagTGGCCAGCGACGGAtccgctccgccgctgccaccatgGCCGATGCTGCCGTCGCCCTAGCCGAgaccgtcgccgtcaccgggagatgggaggagtgggaggagaagggggatagggagaggaaggagtgggaggaggcgggcgatagggagagagggaggagtggGTGTGGGGCGGAGAGGGCGATGGGATTTGAGAGGGAAATGGGAGGAGTGGGTATGGGGCAGCGACGGAGGGATTAAAAAGGTGGGTGgcaattttcgtgtgcgggtcaCTTAATaggtccgcacgcgaaaataagcGGACCCGTTAAGTGGCCCACCTGCGAATATTGATTTTTCTATGCGGTCATTTTAATGAGCCGCACGTGAAAATggagcatatatttttttacagacACGACCACTTACAGTTCGTCTGTAATCTAAAATGACTCCCATTCAGAAAAATCATTCCTATACTAGTGTGGCTTAATATTTATTGTAAACTTTAATAGGTATGATTCATCGTCTTTATATGTGTCTTTACCattgtatgatttttttctcctccactTATTTTTCATGGTCATAGGTTTTGTAcctttttaagaaaatattttaattttagtttcatttttaattttatgtgaAAGTCACTAAACATATATTCAGGTGAGGATGACCTCTTTATTGGAAGGAATGTACATGTCTCTGTAGCAATTTTTTCTCTAATACATTAACAATAATTGCTACAAACAAAAGTAATCACATAAACATACATTTTGAATATGCCCTGAATAGCTCAATCTTGACTAATGAATCTTTAGTTAAAGGACGagggttttttttcccttcaattcctttctttctttctactTCTAGTAGTTACCTCCGGAATGTGTTTTATTACCATCCATAATCCAACGGTCCAAGATTCATTCACTCTCTTTTGTCTTGTAGTAAATCCAACGGCTAATATTTGTCAAATGATGTGGTTCATTCCCGTTTAACTTTGGATTTCACTTTTCACTTTGTTAAGATTAGTCTGTTGGTTTCTCCTTGAAGAAtaattggatgcatgcataccTTCAAGACA
The nucleotide sequence above comes from Oryza glaberrima chromosome 11, OglaRS2, whole genome shotgun sequence. Encoded proteins:
- the LOC127755373 gene encoding serine carboxypeptidase-like 7 — encoded protein: MAVRLRCCCFLLFVTIAAAGGSLTRTNVATLPGFDGALPSRLETGYVTVDEENGAELFYYFIESEGDPSTDPVLLWITGGDRCSVLSALFFEIGPLKLVIEPYNGSLPRLHYHPYSWTKVASILFVDSPVGAGFSFSRDPKGYDVGDVSASMQLIKLLREWFTEHPHYLSNPFYVGGDSYAGKIVPFIVQKISEDIEAGVRPTFNLKGYLVGNPSTGERIDLESRVPYSHGVGIISDQLYEMIMEHCEGEDYDNPSNVICQQALARFDSLLHEGSRAQILNPNCIYVSPKPNHETIDRKILKEEHGGLKHPPPQPSIKCGVYANYLSYFWANNNFTRRTLGIKKGTINEWVRCHEHDLPYNIDIRSSIKYHRNVTLKGYRALVYSGDHDAVVPFLGTQAWVRSLNYPIVDDWRAWHIDGQSAGFTIAYGNNLTFATVKGAGHTAPEFEPERCFAMFKRWISSIPL